Genomic segment of Meles meles chromosome 17, mMelMel3.1 paternal haplotype, whole genome shotgun sequence:
GGAGCTCTGCCGAGAGGGAGGTGAGCTCTGGGCTAAGCCCTGTGTACCCCCAGGGGAGGTGGGCTTGTGGGTTGTGGCGACAAGCTCCAGCCCCTGCAGCTGGGCCAGTCTCGGGGGGACATACCGAAGGAGAAAGCGCAAGTGGTCCCCTCAACCCGCTCACCCACCGCTTCTTGCTCACCCCATGGATCTCTGAGGGGGGGGTGTCCCAATGACCTCAGgagacccccacccccgtcccccagCTCCAGGGAGCCTCTGAGTGAGTAACAGGGAGAGAACGGTCGGGGCCGCCGGGGTGCTGCCCTGATGAGAAGTGAAGGAGGTGCTGAAtcctgggggagcctgcttgcgaGGGCAAGAACAGAGAAGGTGGAGTGGGAAGAGTCAAGAGGAGAAGACAGTGCGGAGAAGCAGGGAACCAGGGCAGTGGCCCAGTTCCTGTTGCTGCTGTCCTGTTCATCTCCATGGTGGCCAAGTTCAGCCTGGCTCACGCCTTTGCTCTTACCTTGCTGTGTTTGGCAAGTGTGTCCAACCCTCTCCAGACTTTAGTGATACCTTCTCTGAGTGCCGTTCCAGGGCTCTAACACCGGGTATCTTTGGTGCCGTTTGGCAAGAAGTCAGGGAAGGAGAGCAAGGGGGAAATAAGGCCCAGGGAGGCAGGTCAGCTGCCCCAGATCACCAGGGAGGAGAAAAGCCCCACTGAGAAGGATGCCCGTGGTCATGAAGCCGGGGCCTTGCCTGCTGTCCATTTCTCCAGCCTCTGAGTGGGTGCCCGTGAACGCGCGGCCCCTGATGGTGACCCAGCTGACCGTGCGGAACCTGGCTCTGGGGGACAAGTTCTTCCTGCGTGTGGCTGCGGTGAGCTCTGCAGGGACTGGCCCGCCAGCTGTGCTAGAACAGCCTGTCCACATCCAGAAGATCATCGGTAAAGCCCATCCTTTCACCTCCTGCTCCCCAGCCCTTTCCAGACACCTTATGTGATAGGTAGGGAAACTTGAGGCTAAGGCGCAGAAGAAACAGGACTGTCATcttcccccatcccaccctcACGTGCACAAGCCACATGCTATCACCATCTTGCCTTAAGAAAGATCCCAGTTCCTCAGTAGCAAGCCTCTGGAGGTCAAGGAGTTCATTTCTTCGAGCGGCCCAGCCCCCAAACACTTTGAGAGGGGCTCCCAGAACCCCAGAAATGAAAGTTCAAGCTCCCCAGGTCACCTGCCTCAGCGTCCCATGCTAAGAGCCATTCTATTCTTCCTCCTGTCTAATCTGAATCCCTCCAGCGACCAGGGAAGCtcattttctgccccttttctgcTCGTGTCCTATGGACTGGGTTCCAGATCCTCCCAAAGGTTTTGGAGCAGAGAGAAGTCTTTGCTTGCCTCTTATCCCACCACGTCTCTAGTGGGAGAAAGATGAGAGCCTGCAGGCCTGCGAAGTCATCTCCATCCCCAGAGGGCAACAGTGTGCGGGGACCTTGGAGGCCAGTTGCTGTCCCTTTGCTAAGAGTTCTATTTGCAGGGTGCATTAGCCTCAAGCCTACCCTTGCTCCCTTCCCGGAGCCGATCGGGTTTCAGTCTCTTAATGGCAGTGAGTCATTTAGGCTAATCTGAGGTCTCTGGGGacagcccagggcccagggtgAAGAGAGATACAGGCCAGCAGGTGGCCTGAGGCCTTCTCTACCTTCCTTCTTGTTCCCCCGCACCCACAGGAGGCCCCCAGAGTTTGGGACAAAGCCTCCAAAAAGAGTGGGCTTCAGAGCCACAGGAGAGTTCAAGTTTGGATTCAAGGAAATACTTCTCAACTTCAGGGCCCAAGAGATGTGGAAAGCATGGGGCCAGGGAGATTAGAATCACAGACTGTGACACCTGGTCCCTCCAAGCCAAGCAGGTCCTAAGGGACCCAAGCACTCCCTTGAGGTCATTGAACCTATTAGCACcaattccagaacctgcctcccACACGGGACCATTCCTGTGTCGCCAAGCATTAGGGAGTCTTCTCTGGGACCCTCCCATCCTTTGAGTCTGGGCGAGCAGCCACAGTATGGACAGGTGGGCTCCGGCCTGAAGgtgccaggaagccctcctgacCGGGAAGGTGCTGGAACAACCCCAGGAGTTCAGACTCTGAGAAGGTACAGAGATCAGGGCCCTCTACTCCAAGGCCCAACCTGGAGGGAGAGAGCCAGACTCAGCACCCACGACTCCATTAAAATTCCTCTGGCAGGAGAGAAGGGGATTTCCtggagagaagtgggggaggaggccATGAACAAACGGGGACCAGCCAGGCCCTCCTCAcgggcagggcagggtggggaccTTGTCCAGAATCCTCAGCTGCTCAGCTGTCCCTTCTTAGCCACCTGGAGCTGCCAAGCATTCCTGGCCCCCTGCAGCTGCCCCTGGAGCACTCTACTCCTTACCTCCCAGGGCCAAGTGCCTACACAGCTAATCCTCGGAGACACAGTGTTCCTTCTCACCGCCTCCTCCCCTCCCGCCTATGTGCCACTGACCAACTGCTGCCACCTGTTTGCGGCTGAGCAGCCCCCGCCGCTCCGGCTCCTGCTCCCACCCGGGGGGACGATATCGATATCGCCATGGCTGCAGCCTCCCTTGGAAAGCCCAGGGACTTCGGTGGTTGCATCTGATTCATCAGGAAGGTGGCTCCACGCCCTAGCATGGGACTGAAGTGAGATTTCAGGAAGGACTTCCCAACTGTGACACTGAAAGGTAGTGGGAAGGGTGACAGAGGAAGGAGGTACAACTGCTCCAGCCTCATTTAAGAAGGGAAAAGATCCTAATCCTCCCATATGGCCTCTGACTGAGAAGTGGGCAAATGGATCTCCTAGGAGCTTCTCTGGAGCTTCTGTGGAATGGAGGGGTCTGGATTAGGAGGAAGAAGGCACGACCACTTTTCCCCAGAACAGAACACAGAACGCAGGCCGGCAGGTGCAGCACCTGCTCCCCACTAGGGGGAGCCAAGGAGCCCGCCAGGACCCATCTGGAGCCCAGGAATGCCTGGGCTGCAGAGTAAATCCCAGCCTGGCAGGCTCAGGGCGCCAAGGGAGTGCCCGGGATGCTTACCAGTTCACACCATGGGGGCCTGCCCTTCTGGAAGCTCCCAGCTCTCAACTCCCCAATGGCCTCGGGAGATTTGGGCCCTGGGATCTCCACTAGTGAGCTTTGCCTTTTCCACAAGCAGGCAGACCCAGAACACACCTAGGAGCCCCCCTGCCCAGCCAGCAACCCTCTCCACTTGCTTCCTACACCTACCACGGTAGCCTCCAATCAGCAACCCCACGTTGTCCTAAACCCGGCCTCTCCCTTTGATGCAGAGGCCCCCAAGATCCGAGTCCCCCGCCACCTTCGTCAGACCTACATCCGCCAGGTGGGAGAGCCAGTCAACCTGCAAATCCCCTTCCAGGTAAGTGCGGCCCCTGCCCAGGATAACAGCCTGGATGGAAATCAGGGTCCCTACCTGAGGCATGTCAGAGGAACCCTGGAAATGTCAGGATCCCCATAGGGGTCGGTCCTCAGGGACACACCAAGGGAGCTTCACCCTCCCTCCGTTGTACACGTGACTCAGTTGTGATTCTCCAGCCTGTGGATGGGGTGGGTGGTCCCAGGGCTGGCTGGACCCCTGGAGAGGGAGGCTGTGAGCAGCACCTGCGTCTCCTGGGAAGGGCTGATGGGGCTAGCTCTGGAGGTCCCCGGACTTGAGTGGGCAGGGGGACGCTGGCGTCTCCTGCACCTGAGAGCTCCTCCCTCCCAGGGGAGTCCCAAGCCTCAGGCCTCCTGGACCCATAATGGCCACACCCTGGACAGCCAGCGGGTCAATGTGCGCACCGGGGACCGGGACTCCATCCTCTTCATCCGCTCGGCCCAGCGCTCCGACTCGGGCTGCTATGAGCTCACCGTGCGTCTGGAAGGCCTGGAGGCCAAGGCAGCCATCGATATCCTGGTGATTGGTATGGGACCAGGGGAGGCAGGGTTGTCTTGCTCGGGACCCAGAAACCCCACCGCCTACCCCAGAGCTGATGGCTGATGGGATCAGGCCAGGGAATGTGACAGCAGCCAGATCTTGGGTGTGGGGAATTTGCAGCAAGCCCAGAGTTGCCCCTCATCCCGCCTTCGCACTCCGGTCCTGCAGAGAAACCTGGACCCCCCAGCAGCATCCGGCTCCTGGACGTCTGGGGCTGCAACGCTGCCCTTGAGTGGACGCCGCCCCAGGACACAGGCAACACAGAGCTCCTGGGCTACACCGTGCAGAAGGCAGACAAAAAGACAGGGGTGAGGCCTGCTGGAGCAGagtggggcagggcggggggaagTGGCCAAGGTGGCCAGGAAGGCCCAGCCCTCCAAGAGTCCAGGGACCAAGTTCTAGTCTAACTACCTTTAACCTGACTCCTCGTATGGCTTTTTAGCAAGATCCCTttcctctgtgggcctcagttgcCTCCTGAAGACAGCAAGGGGGGCTCTGGGAGGCCCTTCCAGGTCTAGAGCAGTGCTTCTGGAAATGTAACGTGCCGGTGAGTCACCTGGGAACCTTGCTAAAATGCCGATTAACTTGATAGGTCTGGGGCGGGGGCTGAGCTCCCACACTTCCCAgaagttcccaggtgattctgagttGGCAGGTCCTCAGACCACACTTGGAGCAGTAAGAATCTAGAACTCTCCGAGGACCCCAGTGAGGTCATCTGAGTGCTCCAGGGACCCCTTCTCCCAAAGCTGGATGGCTCAGCTCCCTCGGGATAAGGCATGGAATGAGCCCCTCTGAGGAAGGGACAGCAGGGCAagctgggaggggaagggcagaggtcaGAGGAGAGGATGACCGGGCTGGGGTCCCCGCAGCAATGGTTCACGGTGCTGGAACGCTACCACCCAACCACCTGCACCATCTCTGACCTCATCGTGGGAAACGCCTACTCCTTTCGGGTCTTCTCTGAGAACCAGTGCGGGCTCAGCTCCTCGGCCGCGACCACCAAGGAGCTAGCCCACATCCAGAAGGCAGGTGGGTCTGGGCCCGGGACCAAAACCAAGTCAGGCCTGCCTGAtacaccccctctgcctgcccccggCCGGGCTCGGCCTGTCCTGGGGCATCAGCACCCCTCCTGGTGGGCTTCTCGTGGGTGCGGCTCACCAGAGTGTCCTCTGCCCTCTGTGCCCCGACTCCGCAGCAATGCACATGCTACATTCCCACGAGGGACTGTACAGAATTGGGTGTGGTGGATTGATTTTAATAAACACATCAGAGCAAACCCATGGGAAGGAGACGCACCTCCTGGGAGGCTATGGGCTTATTCCAAAGTCGCTGGTGGCTGCCAACATCACAGGGGTCACAGGGGCTCGCGCGCAGTGTCCCAAGGGAACTACTCTGGGAGGCAGGGTGTGTGGGGAGGTAGAGTCTGGTGAGTTGGCTCAAACACAAGCCTTCTGACCCTCATATAACACCACAGAGATGGACAGGAGAGATAGGGGTATTTACTGTGTCCACACAGCCCTGCGACATGCTTGCGTCAAATACGAAATGTCAAACCCTTGTTCCCTGTCACCCTACGATCTCCGGGCCTCCTCTCCCCCCGCCGCAGAGTCTGTGTGGGCTCAGGAAAGCACAGGCAAATTATAACACCAGCCTGTGCTGCACAGAGCTAGGaagacatttttgtttaaaaaaggaaaaccagtCAGGTCTCCAAAGACGAACACAAGTGAAGTGTGTATCTCTCGGTTGCAAGTCCTCAGCCGAGAGCATCTCCTCTACCCAGTCTTCCTGCCCGTTGccctctctgtcttctccctgACCCACCCAGGCAAGGTGCCGCCATTCCTCTGCCTCTTCGAGGACTTCTGTCTCTAAAATTCCCACACACTGGCCACGCCTGGCTTCCCGAGAGCCTGGGGTCCTGCCGTGGAGCTCCTGCATCCCACAGCAACAATGAAATGACTTGTCTCCTGCCCTCGTTGATGCTAAGATCGTCCTCCAAACACGGTCATCACGTGATTGTCTACCCTTTAATCCCCAAATTGCCGAAGTGGTATTGGGCAAGTCACTCCTCCATGAAGGGCCTTAGTTTCCCATCTGTCAAGTAGTGATAACAAATTCGCTCTTGCAGAGGGACGCTAtgtagattaaatgagatatcTAAATGTAAGCTCCAGTGATTATTTTAGGAAAACGGATGAAGTCAGTTCTAAGAGGTCTACTCCTGGAACCTCAAATTTGCCCCCTTTTATTCCCTGAACGCAGATATTGTTGCCAAACCTAAGGGGTTTGTGGAGCGAGACTTCTCCGAAGCCCCCTCATTTACCCAGCCCCTGGCTGACCACACCTCCACCCCCGGCTACAGCACTCAGCTCTTCTGCAGCGTCAGAGCATCGCCCAAGGTTAGGGCTGAAGCCCCGCTGTGTCCTGGGCGGGTGGGGGCAGCAGGGATGGGGCATCTTCTCAGGCAGCAACTTCAAAGTCCATCTCAGCCCACAACCTCCTCAGCTCTCCTCTGACCATGCTCCCCTAGCCCAAGATCATCTGGATGAAAAACAAGATGAACATCCAGGGTGACCCCAAATACCGCGCCCTCTCTGAGCAAGGCGTCTGCACCCTGGAGATCCGGAAGCCCAGCCCCTTTGATTCCGGGGTCTACACCTGCAAGGCTGTCAACGTGTTAGGGGAGGCATCTGTGGACTGCCGGCTGGAGGTCAAAGGGAAAGGTATGGGGAACGTCCTTCCCTAGGGACCGTCCCTTCCTAGAGGCCACCTCTTCCCCTGCTGGGCTAGATGAGGCTGGGTGCTGGAAATTAAGGCGAGACAGAGGGCTAGTAAAGATGGAGAGGTCCGGCTAGTGGAAGGATTTTCCAAGTGGGAGGACGGCCCAGTGTAGGGAACGGAGATAGCGGAGTCTGCCACCCAAACTGATCTATTGCCTGGGGTGAAGACCTATAGCCTTGAGCCCCTCTCGTCCCACTACCTCCAACTCGGGTCCCCTGCAgacatgcccctcccccactctgacTGTGGCATTTTTTCCAGCGTCAGCAACACACTGAAGAGCGACAGGAGGCTGCGACGAGGAGGATGGTAAATGGCTGGGCCCAGAGCCTCCAGAGACAGAGtcagagctgggggtggaggggacaggGGAAGGTGGCAGTCCCTTCTGGGGACAACTCTGCTGTCCCTGGCAATGTGCGCATAGGACAGGGGTCTAGTCCAGGGCATTCCGTTGGGCCTGTTTCCTTTTCAGCAAAGAGGGGACAACAATCTgtgtcccttcttccctcccaggTGGTTCTGAGGCTCCAGACAAGTAGGGGAGGATCCCAAAGCTGCAGGGGCAGAGCTAAGCGCTGGGCACTGGGCCTTTGTGGCAGGAGGCCTGGGAAGGAAAGGGGGCTCTGTGTCCCTCTGCCCCGTCTCACTGCTTCAGCAGGACAGGTAGAGCCCAGCTCTGTCAAACCCTGGGCTCATGAAGTGTGTTCTCTGCCAGGTGCTGCAGACCTGGGGGGTCGGGCCCACGAGACTCAGAATCAAGCTCCATGGATGCCCCAGAGCCCCGTTTCCATGGTGACGGCTGAGGGCTTTGCTCCCTGGTACCTGCCTAGTCTCCCTCCCCCAGAGGCTGGAGCCCAGGAGCCAGGAGTAGGCCTGGCAGGCCCCAGGCCAGGCTTCCTGGGCACAAGggggcctggaggtgcaaagattgGAGTGCCCCTGCAGAGCGGTGCATTCTGGGTGAGAACCGCTCAAATAAAAGTGTGTGATGTGTTCTGGTGCCGGGGCCTCTGACGGTGAGCATCGTTGTGATGGGGAAGGTGTTGTGTCACAGCGAGGGGGGTGGAGCGCGTCATCACGAGGAGGTCTCCACATATGACACCAGGAGGGAGGTGCCAGTGGGAGACGACTCAGGATTTCAGGGGGGTTTCCAGGTTTCCCGACAGGAGATTTTTTAGGATCTGGCTTTCACATTCAGGGTTTGCTATGCCGAGAGCCTAACTATAGGAACAGACACACTCTTCTCTGGAAACTTCCTTGCTCTGAATGCCTCCATATCTCCCCACCCCAAGTTCGGTCCCGTCCGGTCCGTGCTTCTCCCCCATTCCACCACGGCTCTCCTCTGCTGAGGTCTTCTGCCGCCCTCAGAAGGTAGTGGGGGTGGGTATCCAGGGGCATGCTGTCAATCAAGGTTCACAGTCTTTATTAGTCAGGAGGCCCTCCCTGGGAGCCAGGGAACATCCCACCTCCAAGAACGGGCGGGGCCTGGAATCACGCGCAgagcccgccccctcccctctgtaCAAGCCCCGCCCCGCAGCTTGGCAGAGGGTGGACCCTTCCCTAGATGCTCTAAAGC
This window contains:
- the MYBPH gene encoding myosin-binding protein H isoform X1: MTEKATSEAPDRSPEESASESAKAPTTEPAGEAAALESAGEERAPTLPPEPASQAPDPAAPTAPTAPQATKPAPPSEDVPSAPLLLALEDVSDSSVTVSWEPPESLGRLGLQGYVLELCREGASEWVPVNARPLMVTQLTVRNLALGDKFFLRVAAVSSAGTGPPAVLEQPVHIQKIIEAPKIRVPRHLRQTYIRQVGEPVNLQIPFQGSPKPQASWTHNGHTLDSQRVNVRTGDRDSILFIRSAQRSDSGCYELTVRLEGLEAKAAIDILVIEKPGPPSSIRLLDVWGCNAALEWTPPQDTGNTELLGYTVQKADKKTGQWFTVLERYHPTTCTISDLIVGNAYSFRVFSENQCGLSSSAATTKELAHIQKADIVAKPKGFVERDFSEAPSFTQPLADHTSTPGYSTQLFCSVRASPKPKIIWMKNKMNIQGDPKYRALSEQGVCTLEIRKPSPFDSGVYTCKAVNVLGEASVDCRLEVKGKGMGNVLP
- the MYBPH gene encoding myosin-binding protein H isoform X2, with translation MTEKATSEAPDRSPEESASESAKAPTTEPAGEAAALESAGEERAPTLPPEPASQAPDPAAPTAPTAPQATKPAPPSEDVPSAPLLLALEDVSDSSVTVSWEPPESLGRLGLQGYVLELCREGASEWVPVNARPLMVTQLTVRNLALGDKFFLRVAAVSSAGTGPPAVLEQPVHIQKIIEAPKIRVPRHLRQTYIRQVGEPVNLQIPFQGSPKPQASWTHNGHTLDSQRVNVRTGDRDSILFIRSAQRSDSGCYELTVRLEGLEAKAAIDILVIEKPGPPSSIRLLDVWGCNAALEWTPPQDTGNTELLGYTVQKADKKTGQWFTVLERYHPTTCTISDLIVGNAYSFRVFSENQCGLSSSAATTKELAHIQKADIVAKPKGFVERDFSEAPSFTQPLADHTSTPGYSTQLFCSVRASPKPKIIWMKNKMNIQGDPKYRALSEQGVCTLEIRKPSPFDSGVYTCKAVNVLGEASVDCRLEVKGKASATH